One genomic region from Verrucomicrobiota bacterium encodes:
- the argA gene encoding amino-acid N-acetyltransferase, whose translation MKPTDLRGILQYIPRFRERTFIIAVDGAVVTDDNFPNILLDVAVLRSLNIRVVLVHGAAEQIRVLAEQQDLSASNLDGTGITDAETLKLALTAANRLTHEILEGLSANDLRAACTNAIIAHPMGILHGVDHLFTGKVERVDTELLQTLLAQGVTPVVPPLGFDGDGKTYRVNSDGVALAVAEALKASKLIFITTADGLLCNGALIRQTLVGDLEAMLAQRKCDFTSEATSKASHAAAACRAGVPRVHIINGCVDEGLLAEVFSNEGIGTLVYANEYQQIRRAQKKDIRNLLRLTKGAMQTEELAKRTRTALEKHIGDYYLFEIDRNPVACIALHAHPEANKGELAFLYVSPSHENQGIGRKLIQFVENKARESGLAELLLLSTQAFAYFQSKAGFVEGTPDDLPASRREKYEQSGRKSKVLVKKLK comes from the coding sequence GTGAAACCCACCGACCTTCGGGGCATCCTCCAATACATCCCGCGATTCCGCGAACGGACCTTCATCATCGCCGTGGATGGCGCGGTCGTGACCGACGACAACTTCCCGAACATCCTGCTGGACGTGGCGGTGCTGCGCTCGCTGAACATCCGCGTGGTGCTCGTCCATGGCGCGGCCGAGCAGATTCGCGTGCTCGCCGAGCAGCAGGACCTTTCCGCGTCGAATCTCGACGGCACCGGCATCACCGACGCCGAAACGCTCAAGCTTGCGCTCACCGCCGCGAACCGGCTCACCCACGAAATCCTCGAGGGGCTCTCGGCGAACGACCTTCGCGCCGCGTGCACGAACGCCATCATCGCGCACCCGATGGGCATCCTGCACGGCGTGGACCATCTCTTCACCGGCAAGGTGGAGCGAGTGGACACGGAGTTGTTGCAGACGCTGCTCGCGCAGGGCGTCACGCCCGTCGTTCCGCCGCTCGGCTTCGATGGCGACGGCAAGACGTATCGCGTGAACTCGGACGGCGTCGCGCTCGCGGTCGCCGAGGCGCTCAAGGCCAGCAAGCTCATCTTCATCACCACCGCCGACGGGCTCCTGTGCAACGGCGCGCTCATCCGGCAGACGCTCGTCGGGGACTTGGAGGCGATGCTTGCGCAGCGGAAGTGCGACTTCACGTCCGAGGCGACATCGAAGGCCAGCCACGCCGCGGCCGCGTGCCGCGCCGGCGTGCCGCGCGTGCACATCATCAACGGCTGCGTGGACGAAGGCCTGCTTGCGGAGGTCTTCTCCAACGAGGGCATCGGCACGCTCGTCTACGCCAACGAGTATCAGCAAATCCGACGCGCCCAGAAGAAGGACATCCGCAACCTGCTCCGCCTGACGAAAGGCGCGATGCAGACCGAGGAACTCGCCAAGCGCACGCGCACCGCGCTCGAGAAACACATCGGCGACTACTACCTCTTCGAGATCGACCGCAACCCCGTCGCCTGCATCGCGCTGCACGCGCATCCCGAGGCGAACAAGGGCGAGCTCGCGTTCCTCTACGTGAGCCCTTCGCACGAGAACCAGGGCATCGGGCGCAAGCTCATCCAGTTCGTCGAGAACAAGGCGCGCGAGTCGGGCTTGGCCGAGTTGCTCCTGCTCTCGACGCAGGCCTTC